In Periplaneta americana isolate PAMFEO1 chromosome 4, P.americana_PAMFEO1_priV1, whole genome shotgun sequence, one DNA window encodes the following:
- the l(3)73Ah gene encoding polycomb group RING finger protein 3 isoform X3, with the protein MTMERRIKLKTLNSHITCKICRGYLIDATTVTECLHTFCKSCLVKHLEENNTCPTCQIVIHQSHPLQYISFDRTMQDIVYKLVPNLQDNEIKREREFYRIRGLPCPKDIPPNAGELEEEKAAPDQHAESDYHRQDEQVNVCLECISSNMKTLKRRFIRCSAQATITHLKKFIAKKVLNGTEKYRDMFQ; encoded by the exons ATGACAATGGAGAGAAGAATCAAACTGAAAACACTTAATAGTCACATTACGTGCAAAATCTGTCGAGGCTACTTGATAGATGCTACTACAGTTACAGAGTGCCTGCATACAT tctGTAAGAGTTGTTTAGTGAAACACCTTGAAGAAAATAACACATGTCCGACCTGTCAGATTGTGATTCATCAGTCACATCCACTGCAGTACATCAGTTTCGACCGCACAATGCAAGATATTGTCTACAAGCTGGTTCCAAATCTCCAGGACA ATGAAATAAAGCGAGAACGAGAATTCTATCGTATCCGAGGTTTGCCCTGTCCAAAAGACATTCCACCCAATGCTGGGGagttagaagaagaaaaagcagCACCAGATCAGCATGCAGAATCTGACTATCATAGACAGGATGAACAG GTCAATGTGTGTTTGGAGTGTATAAGTTCAAACATGAAGACATTAAAGCGAAGATTCATACGGTGTTCTGCTCAGGCAACTATAACTCACCTAAAAAAGTTCATTGCAAAGAAAGTTTTAAATGGCACTGAGAAGTACAGAGAT
- the l(3)73Ah gene encoding polycomb group RING finger protein 3 isoform X2 — protein MTMERRIKLKTLNSHITCKICRGYLIDATTVTECLHTFCKSCLVKHLEENNTCPTCQIVIHQSHPLQYISFDRTMQDIVYKLVPNLQDNEIKREREFYRIRGLPCPKDIPPNAGELEEEKAAPDQHAESDYHRQDEQVNVCLECISSNMKTLKRRFIRCSAQATITHLKKFIAKKVLNGTEKYRDICTTDTGKILTRKETSHWS, from the exons ATGACAATGGAGAGAAGAATCAAACTGAAAACACTTAATAGTCACATTACGTGCAAAATCTGTCGAGGCTACTTGATAGATGCTACTACAGTTACAGAGTGCCTGCATACAT tctGTAAGAGTTGTTTAGTGAAACACCTTGAAGAAAATAACACATGTCCGACCTGTCAGATTGTGATTCATCAGTCACATCCACTGCAGTACATCAGTTTCGACCGCACAATGCAAGATATTGTCTACAAGCTGGTTCCAAATCTCCAGGACA ATGAAATAAAGCGAGAACGAGAATTCTATCGTATCCGAGGTTTGCCCTGTCCAAAAGACATTCCACCCAATGCTGGGGagttagaagaagaaaaagcagCACCAGATCAGCATGCAGAATCTGACTATCATAGACAGGATGAACAG GTCAATGTGTGTTTGGAGTGTATAAGTTCAAACATGAAGACATTAAAGCGAAGATTCATACGGTGTTCTGCTCAGGCAACTATAACTCACCTAAAAAAGTTCATTGCAAAGAAAGTTTTAAATGGCACTGAGAAGTACAGAGAT